Below is a window of Arabidopsis thaliana chromosome 2, partial sequence DNA.
CAAGCCAATGTTTTGTCCCTCAAGTCTCAGTCTAAAGAGTTGTCACAACCCAATCCAATGTTTTGTCCCTCAAGTCTTTGTCTAAAGACTTGTCATAACTCAATCCAATGTCTTGTCCCTCAAGTCTCTGTCTAAAGACTTGTAACTTTTAAAGTCGTGGGTAACTATTGTCTAAAGAcggaaacaagaaaccaaacatgatCCATATGTCTTTGTGATTTTAAAGTCGTGGGTACCAAGAATGATCAACGTTCAGTCTCAAGTCTCAGTCTAAAGACTAAAGTTTGAAGCCGTGGGTACCATTTTCAGTGCACCAACATAACTCAAGCCAATGTTTTGTCCCTCAAGTCTCACTCTAAAGACTTGTCACAACCCAATCCAATGTTTTGTCCCTCAAGTCTTTATCTAAAGACTTGTCATAACTCAATCCAATGTCTTGTCCCTCAAGTCTCTGTCTAAAGACTTGTAACTTTTAAAGCCGTGGGTAACTATTGTCTAAAGACCGAAACAAGAAACGAAACATGATCCATATgtctttatgattttaaagCCGTGGGTACCTAGAATGATCAACGTTCAGTCTCAAGTCTCAGTCTAAAGACTAAAGTTTGAAGCCGTGGGTACCATTTTCATTGCACCAACATAACTCAAGCCAATGTTTTGTCCCTCAAGTCTCAGTCTAAATACTTGTCACAACCCAATCCAATGTTTTGTCCCTCAAGTCTCTATCTAAAGACTTGTCATAACTCAATCCAATGTCTTGTCCCTCAAGTCTCTGTCTAAAGACTTGTAACTTTTAAAGCCGTGGGTAACTATTGTCTAAAGACcgaaacaagaaaccaaacatgatCCATATGTTTAAGTGATTTTAAAGCCGTGGGTACCAAGAAGGATCAACGTTCAGTCTCAAGTCTCAATCTAAAGACTAAAGTTTGAAGCCGTGGGTACCATTTTCATTGCACCAACATAAGTCAAGCCAATGTTTTGACCATCAAGTCTCAGTCTAAAGACTTGTCACAACCCAATCCAATGTTTTGTCCCTCAAGTCTCTGTCTAAAGACTTGTAATAACTCAATCCAATGTCTTGTCCCTCAAGTCTCTGTCTAAAGACTTGTAACTTTTAAAGCCGTGGGTAACTATTGTCTAAAGACcgaaacaagaaaccaaacatgatCCATATGTCTTTGTGATTTTAAAGCCGTGGGTACCAAGAATGATCAACGTTCAGTCTCAAGTCTCAGTCTAAAGACTAAAGTTTGAAGCCGTGGGTACCAATTTCATTGCACCAACATAACTCAAGCCAATGTTTTGTCCCTCAAGTCTCAGTCTAAAGACTTGTCATAACCCAATCCAATGTTTTGTCCCTCAAGTCTCTGTCTAAAGACTTGTCATAACCAAATCTAATGTTTTGTCCCTCAAGTCTCTGTCTAAAGACTGGTCAGTTTTAAAGCTGTGGGTAACTATTGTCTAAAGACcgaaacaagaaaccaaacatgatCCATATGTCTGTGTGATTTCAAAGTCGTGGGTACTAAGAAGGATCAACGTTCAGTCTCAAGTCTCAGTCTAAAGACTAAAGTTTGAAGCCGTGGGTACCAATTTCATTGCACCAACATAACTCAAGCCAATGTTTTGTCCCTCAAGTCTCAGTCTAAAGACTTGTCATAACCCAATCCAATGTTTTGTCCCTCAAGTCTCTGTCTAAAGACTTGTCATAACCAAATCTAATGTTTTGTCCCTCAAGTCTCTGTCTAAAGACTGGTCAGTTTTAAAGCTGTGGGTAACTATTGTCTAAAGACcgaaacaagaaaccaaacatgatCCATATGTCTGTGTGATTTCAAAGTCGTGGGTACTAAGAAGGATCAACGTTCAGTCTCAAGTCTCAGTCTAAAGACTAAAGTTTGAAGCCGTGGGTACCATTTTCATTGCACCAACATAACTCAAGCCAATGTTTCAGTCGAAAGACTTGTCATAACCCAATCCAATGTTTTGACCCTCAAGTCCCTGTCTAAAGACTTGTCATAACCGAATCCAATGTTTTGTCCCTCAAGTCTCTGTCTAAAGACTTGTCAGTTTTAAAGCCGTGGGTAACTGTTGTCTAAAGACcgaaacaagaaaccaaacatgatCCAGATGTCTGTGTGATTTTAAAGCCGTGGGTACTAAGAAGGATCAATGTTCAGTCTCAAGTTTCAGTCTAAAGACTAAAGTTTAAGGTGTGTACGTAACTTGATATTTGACCAGAAAACCGAGACCAAGCCCAAGTATATTTGTCTATATAATAAGCCGTGGCTAAAGGATCGGTTTTCAGTCTCTGATCAAATCTCTCATAAGCCAACACCACGGGACAATGTTCCCAAGAAAGAATCTGACAGAACACTAATAGTAGATTGTTTGCCTTTGATCTCTCTTGGGTTcggaagaaaaccaaaacaatggaagaaatcaaacaaaacaaaacaaaacaaagcaaaacaagagCAACAAAACCACAATCGATAGCAACAATTGAACGCTTTCGATTAGCAAACTATCCAAAAcgctacaaaaacaaaacaaagaaaaacccaaaccaaaaccccttaaacaaatcaattaacataacaaagaataagaaaaaaaacttgtagTTCACAGAAACTCCAAACCAATTAACACTACGCGAATTCGTTTGGTTTCTCTAATATCAAAGCTACTtcaaaacggaaaaaaaaaactaaaagaataataaaaaaaaaaaactggtaaatattgaaatttagaaaccctagaaatcaaGAGAATTAGAAGAATTCTTACAGTAATTATTGCTACAAATATTCTTCGGTCATGAATGATTCCATCGAGAGAAACCTgcgaaacagagaaagaagattacTTTACAATGATAAAGTTAACTAGTTAGAAATCAGAAGAttaagaaaaccctagaaatcaaTAGAATCGAAAGATTACTTACATAATTGGAAATCGTCTTCCGTCACGATACTAGCGAtcgagagaaagaagaaggcaaaacaaattttgagaaaattatgAGTCTCTGAGTCTCTCCGCTTAAGCATTCCCCTTTTTATAAACACACTTACGAGTTATGACGGTGCctgatttccttttttttgaaactcctagtttccttttttcagtTAACATAACAGCTGgctaatttccttttttttttatagtctaatttcctttttttttgtcaacgacTATACTTATTTCTAGtttccatttctttaaaaatggGCCTGACGTTAGCCCATATCAAATTAATGGGCTGATGTTTGCCGAAAAGAAGCATTAGTGGGCTGATTACCCTGCCCGTAATTTTGCAATCGTTTTTATtcagcttttattttttggaattaTATCAACCCATTAAAAAAAGtcatatacaaaaacattCCACTAGTCCCAAACTCCCAATCGATTTATCACaactcaaaacttttttaaatttattttaacgATTTTAGTATAGATTGCTATATCCTTGTAACtacaatatttttctatattcattaggaaaaaaaatagtatccTTATTTGTATCAAATCTAAAACATTGATTAAATCTCTATCAATTGGATCAATCTCTATCAAATTGATTCAATTGATCCAATAATCTTGTTTGATAGAGTATAAAGTACAAACTTTATTACCAAATCTGCAGGTTTTTATACcaaatctttatctttttcagtattttttaatacaagattttgatttataaaaacaaaaataaataatatataaatacaagaTTTTGCACCCATAAATTCggtaaaaatattatattttcaattttcgaGATGGAAACAAGTGGACATACATATTGGTTCTGACTTGTGTAAGCTATGAAATTTCCTTTGAATGTCtaaaaaagcttttaattaattggtCTTTCTACAAAAGATTGgaaattatctatataaaaggttcaaaactatttattaaaagatttgcTAATAAAACGGAGCTGGGCCTGCTAGCTAGTAGTAGTTTATACAAGATCAAGTCTTAGAAGAGATAATTGTTATAGCAAAATCCTAAATTTTCAAGGAGTTTGTTTCGCTTGCTTCCTCTAAATTATcctcaaaattgttttatggTTTCTGCAGCCGCCGGCCATGGATTATTCAGATGATGACATGATCGATAACGAATCAGGGGAGGAGAATAACAGCGATGGTGGTGGTAATGAATCCTACAACTACAACGCTGCGGTAGACACAATTATTCTATCTGAGAAAAGTTACGTGATTatcaaggaagaagagattctGAAGCTTCAAAGAGACGACATCGAACGAGTTTCCACGATTCTCTTTCTAAGCCAAGTGGAAGCGATTGTTCTGCTTCTTCACTATCATTGGTGTGTTAGTAAACTCGAAGATGAATGGTTTACGGACGAAGAGAGAATCCGTAAAACCGTTGGTATATTAAAGGAGCCTGTCGTTGATGTTAATGGTACAGAAGTGGATATTCAATGTGGAATTTGCTTTGAATCATACACTCGAAAGGAAATTGCTAGTGTTTCTTGTGGTCATCCTTATTGCAAGACCTGCTGGACTGGTTACATCACTACGAAAATCGAAGACGGTCCGGGATGTTTAAGGGTTAAATGTCCCGAACCTTCTTGTTACGCTGTTGTTGGTCAAGACATGATCGATGAGGTTactgagaagaaagataaggACAAGTAttatagatattttcttaGGTCTTATGTCGAAGAcgggaagaagatgaaatggtGTCCATCACCGGGATGCGAATGCGCGGTTGAATTTGGTGAAAGTAGTGGTTACGATGTTGCTTGTTTGTGTTCGTATAGGTTTTGCTGGAATTGCAGTGAAGATGCTCACAGTCCTGTGGATTGTGAAACAGTGTCAAAATGGATATTCAAGAACCAAGATGAGTCGGAGAACAAGAATTGGATACTAGCGAATTCGAAGCCATGTCCTAAATGCAAACGTCCTATCGAGAAGAGCCATGGATGTAACCATATGACATGCTCAGCGTCGTGTGGCCATcgtttttgttggatttgtggTAAATCATATAGTGATCACTATGCTTGCAACAATTATGTTGAAGATGCTGATCACGATAAGAGAACATTGCTTCAGAGTGAAATCAAAAGATACACGCATTATTATGTAAGATGGGTAGAAAATCAATCGTCGAGGCTTAAGGCTATGAGTGATCTGGAGAAATTCCAATCGGTGCAGCTAAAGCAGCTTAGTGACAATCAGTGCAAACCAAAAATTGATCTCCAATTCATTGTAGATGCATGGCTTCAGGTTAGTAACATTACGAAActgtatattaaaaaaagaattgtatGTGCAATGTTACACAGAGAATGTAGGAATGACCATCgtagaaatttgaaaaaacgATTTCATGattatacttatatattaatCTTGAACTATGAATGGATCACTAAAAAGTGTGATTAGTATAATATTTGGAATGACGAAATCATTCCACCATTatgaatttgataaattacAACACTGTTCGTTGTTGAACAAGTACGGACATGTGATTGATTTTACTGTTGCAGATCATCGAATGTAGGAGAGTCTTGAAATGGACATATGCATATGGATACTACCTTGATAATCTCGCCAAGCGACCATTGTTTGAGTATTTGCAAGGTTAGTTTTCGTTAAGGaaacatttaaatatgtaCGTTGTGATCATAATTTGTCCATTGTagctaattaaatttttgttgtcagGGGAGGCTGAAACAGGTTTGGAGAGGCTTCATCATTGTGCAGAGAATGAGttgaaacaatttttcatTAAAAGTGAAGATCCATCCGATACTTTCAATGCATTCCGGATGAAATTAACTGGTTTGACTAAAGTAACTAAAACCTATTTCGATAATCTGGTGAAAGCTTTGGAGAATGGTCTTGCTGATGTGACCAAATCAAGTGAAGAATCTGCTGATTTTCTCGAAACACAAAAGCTATATGATGCTTATATAAGTGAAGGCTGCTTCTTCTGAGATCTCTCTCCCTTAGTTTAATCCCTTTGTTATTAGCAATTTGGATAGTTTTTGATaggttttactaaaaaaaacttgctatgattatttttaactatagAAAGAATTTCACAATGcttctttgacttttgaattttgattactTGTTCTTTAATTTCCAAGTACAATTTTGGTGAAAACAACTATCATCTTCTCCGAAATTTTAGAAAGAGCCAT
It encodes the following:
- the ARI10 gene encoding RING/U-box superfamily protein (ARIADNE 10 (ARI10); FUNCTIONS IN: zinc ion binding; CONTAINS InterPro DOMAIN/s: Zinc finger, C6HC-type (InterPro:IPR002867), Zinc finger, RING-type (InterPro:IPR001841); BEST Arabidopsis thaliana protein match is: RING/U-box superfamily protein (TAIR:AT2G31770.1); Has 3151 Blast hits to 3123 proteins in 229 species: Archae - 0; Bacteria - 0; Metazoa - 1297; Fungi - 638; Plants - 670; Viruses - 10; Other Eukaryotes - 536 (source: NCBI BLink).) yields the protein MDYSDDDMIDNESGEENNSDGGGNESYNYNAAVDTIILSEKSYVIIKEEEILKLQRDDIERVSTILFLSQVEAIVLLLHYHWCVSKLEDEWFTDEERIRKTVGILKEPVVDVNGTEVDIQCGICFESYTRKEIASVSCGHPYCKTCWTGYITTKIEDGPGCLRVKCPEPSCYAVVGQDMIDEVTEKKDKDKYYRYFLRSYVEDGKKMKWCPSPGCECAVEFGESSGYDVACLCSYRFCWNCSEDAHSPVDCETVSKWIFKNQDESENKNWILANSKPCPKCKRPIEKSHGCNHMTCSASCGHRFCWICGKSYSDHYACNNYVEDADHDKRTLLQSEIKRYTHYYVRWVENQSSRLKAMSDLEKFQSVQLKQLSDNQCKPKIDLQFIVDAWLQIIECRRVLKWTYAYGYYLDNLAKRPLFEYLQGEAETGLERLHHCAENELKQFFIKSEDPSDTFNAFRMKLTGLTKVTKTYFDNLVKALENGLADVTKSSEESADFLETQKLYDAYISEGCFF